Genomic DNA from Alkalihalobacterium alkalinitrilicum:
GTAGAACAGACAGTTACTCCTGAACTATTCAAAAGAGAGTATGAAAATGTATTCAAGAGTAACCCGCGTTGGAACGAAATTGAAACAACTGATGATGCTCTTTATAAGTGGGATGATGAGTCAACTTATATTGCAAACCCACCATTCTTTGAGAATTTATCACCAGAAGCGGATGAAATTGCACCATTACAAGGTTTGCGAGTAATTGGTAAATTAGGAGATACAGTAACAACTGACCATATTTCTCCTGCTGGTTCATTCGGAAAAGAAACTCCAGCTGGTAAATACTTAGTTTCTAAAGGTGTAGAGCCACGTGACTTCAACTCTTATGGTTCACGTCGTGGACACCATGAAGTAATGATGCGTGGTACGTTTGCAAACATCCGTATTCGTAACCAAGTAGCTCCAGGTACAGAAGGTGGTTTCACTACGTACTGGCCAACTGATGAAGTTATGCCAATCTATGATGCAGCAATGAAGTATAAAGAAGATGGTACTGGTTTAGTAATCCTAGCTGGGAAAGACTACGGTATGGGAAGCTCACGTGACTGGGCAGCTAAAGGTACAAACCTTCTAGGTATTAAAACAGTTATTGCTGAAAGCTATGAGCGTATTCACCGTTCTAACCTTGTGTTAATGGGTGTACTTCCTCTTCAATTCAAAGAAGGCGAAAGCGCTGATACTCTTGGATTAACTGGTAAAGAAACAATTGAAGTAGCAGTAACAAACGAAGTTAAACCTCGTGACATGGTTAAAGTTACAGCAACTGACGAAGCAGGTAAGAAAACAGAATTTGAAGTTCTGGTTCGTTTCGACAGTGAAGTAGAAATTGACTACTATCGTCATGGTGGTATTCTTCAAATGGTACTTCGTAATAAACTTGCAAGTGAAAGAACAAAAGCATAATAAATTAAGAAAGTGAGGCTGATCATTTGATCAGCCTCACTTTTTACTTTTTCTAAATGAAAAAACTGTCAGATATTTGCTTGTCGGATCTGTTCAAAGAATCTTTTTTAACTTACTTTTTAATGTAATACGTGGCACGATCGGTTTTGATCGTCATAAACTCTTTAGACGTTTCAAAGGATAAAAGTTGTCTGATCGGTAATTCGTAACTATTTAAAGGAAGTTTGGCTTTTCCATTTGAATGCACAACGGTTCCTTTTCCGCGTAATTGAATCGTGTACGGGTCAACATAATCATCTGTATCATCCGCTTGATGCACAACTTCTACTTCCTCAAGTGAAAGCGTATTGCGGTCTACATCATCTCGTTCATTTTTTTCAATTGAGAGTTGTTCCCCTTTCCAATCCTTTAAGTGATTGAGTATTGATTCAATTCCTTCATATGACTTTTCCGTCATTGTCAGTCCCCCTTCCATTTTACATTCATATTTTTTTCTAATTAAGCCAAACCTATGAACGAAATCTTAAACTTCTATGAAAGTGAGGAAAAAAGATGGGACGTACGAAAAAAGGAAATGCGAACGCAAACCGTAATAACAATGCGAAAAAGCAAGGTAAGCAAAATCATCAAGAAGAATTTGCTTCTTATGCAGAAATCGAAGCAGAAAAAATGAGTCGTGATAGTAAAAAGTAAGGAGAGAGCTTTAATATGACTGTTCAAACTCAGATGCAGCAAGCACTAGCCCAAGCACAGAGTGTTCAAGCAAGTCTAGTACAATTTTCGCTGGAAACAGAAAACCAACAAGCGAAACAGATGTTTGAACAATTAGCACAGCAGCAAAAAAATATTTGTAATTTACTTGAAGGTCGATATCAACAAGTGTTAAATGAGGAGCCGCAATTCAATCAAAACTCTTAATACTTCATTTAAAGAGTTGCGACAATGGCTTCTTTAAGTAATGCGGTTCTAAAATGATGGTGGCTGACTCCTAAGTGTTCAAATGCACCCGTAAGTAATTTGTGTATTTCACTTGGTTTGAGTCAGCTTCCTTATCGTAGAAAGGAGTAAATGATGCATGTTTGAGTTTTGGAC
This window encodes:
- a CDS encoding DUF1657 domain-containing protein, with amino-acid sequence MTVQTQMQQALAQAQSVQASLVQFSLETENQQAKQMFEQLAQQQKNICNLLEGRYQQVLNEEPQFNQNS